A single Nitrospira sp. DNA region contains:
- a CDS encoding FABP family protein, protein MGEDLLQYLGPLAALAGVWEGDKGADVAPDDNRGTEHNPYRERLTFEPIGPVNNHEQQLYGLRYSLVVFRLSDGTAFHEESGYWLWDAAAKQVLRCFIVPRGVTVLAGGTVEPDATSFQIAAEAGSDTYGICSNKFLDREFKTVRFEVTITVHGPDSFSYHEDTQLKMKGRSDLFHHTDTNRVTRVR, encoded by the coding sequence GTTGGCGGGTGTGTGGGAAGGGGACAAAGGTGCGGATGTGGCGCCTGACGACAACCGAGGGACGGAACACAATCCCTATCGTGAACGATTAACCTTCGAGCCGATTGGGCCTGTGAACAATCATGAACAACAGTTATATGGCTTGCGCTATTCGCTCGTGGTCTTTCGACTGAGCGATGGGACGGCGTTTCATGAGGAGAGTGGCTACTGGCTCTGGGATGCGGCGGCCAAACAAGTGCTGCGCTGTTTCATCGTGCCGCGGGGAGTCACGGTGCTGGCGGGTGGGACCGTCGAGCCGGATGCCACGTCGTTTCAGATTGCGGCGGAGGCCGGATCGGATACGTACGGCATTTGCTCCAACAAGTTTCTGGATCGGGAGTTCAAGACCGTCCGTTTTGAAGTCACGATCACCGTGCATGGCCCGGACAGTTTCAGTTACCACGAAGACACACAGTTGAAGATGAAGGGCCGATCCGATCTGTTTCACCACACCGACACCAATCGGGTCACACGAGTGAGATAA